In Stenotrophomonas sp. 169, one DNA window encodes the following:
- a CDS encoding glycoside hydrolase family 19 protein has translation MLTAAHLSQILMCPLTLAQRWADPLNVAMDTFDITTPRRQAHFLAQLGHESHSLQTLQELLSYSPKRIRDEYGCRVAEAEHASYARKPERLANRVHADRGGNGDEASGDGYRYRGRGPLPLRGRGDYRRIGVLIGMPLEEQPELMESPEVAALAAAGWWHDAGLNVLADKDDLLSISRHVNLGNAACKATPQALSERGARTRRALLALGTMPRADGW, from the coding sequence ATGCTCACCGCAGCACACCTTTCGCAGATTCTCATGTGTCCGTTGACGCTGGCGCAGCGTTGGGCAGACCCGTTGAACGTGGCCATGGACACCTTCGACATCACCACACCACGGCGCCAGGCCCACTTCCTGGCCCAACTGGGGCATGAAAGCCACAGCCTGCAGACGTTGCAGGAACTGCTGTCGTACAGCCCCAAGCGCATCCGCGACGAATACGGCTGTCGCGTCGCCGAAGCGGAGCATGCGTCCTACGCGCGCAAGCCAGAGCGGCTGGCCAATCGCGTGCACGCTGATCGAGGTGGCAACGGCGACGAAGCCAGCGGCGATGGATATCGATATCGCGGACGCGGACCGTTACCGCTACGCGGGCGTGGCGACTATCGGCGCATCGGCGTGCTGATCGGCATGCCACTGGAAGAACAGCCCGAGTTGATGGAATCCCCGGAAGTGGCTGCGCTGGCGGCGGCCGGGTGGTGGCACGACGCCGGACTCAACGTGCTGGCCGACAAGGACGATCTGCTGTCGATAAGCCGACACGTCAACCTGGGAAACGCCGCCTGCAAAGCCACACCGCAGGCGCTGAGCGAACGCGGTGCCCGTACGCGCCGTGCGCTGCTGGCACTGGGCACGATGCCGCGCGCAGATGGCTGGTAA
- a CDS encoding group III truncated hemoglobin codes for MDTAPLPLPDASPDLCTEEEVTRLVHDFYARVRDEPRLGPVFTAHVVDWPTHLRQLVDFWSALLRGTRRFQGSPMSKHMAIDDMDRDLFDRWLALFRLTSAECGNPDMQRLADDIAARIADTFWKRYRMLRLPSLGLPIVG; via the coding sequence ATGGACACTGCCCCGCTGCCCCTGCCTGACGCCTCGCCCGATCTGTGTACGGAGGAAGAAGTCACCCGTCTGGTGCATGACTTCTATGCGCGCGTCCGCGACGAGCCCCGACTCGGCCCGGTGTTCACCGCGCATGTCGTCGACTGGCCTACGCATCTGCGCCAGCTGGTGGATTTCTGGTCGGCCCTGCTGCGCGGCACCCGCCGTTTCCAGGGCTCGCCGATGTCCAAGCACATGGCGATCGACGACATGGACCGCGATCTGTTTGACCGTTGGCTGGCGCTGTTCCGGCTGACCTCGGCGGAGTGCGGCAATCCAGACATGCAGCGGCTTGCCGACGATATCGCCGCGCGTATCGCCGATACCTTCTGGAAGCGCTATCGGATGCTGCGCTTGCCGTCGCTTGGCCTGCCGATCGTCGGCTGA
- a CDS encoding DUF262 domain-containing protein, giving the protein MSLLNLVNDIRAGRLVPDAYFQRNLVWRDVHKREFIETILKGYPFPQIFISKGKVDVEEMTTISCIVDGQQRCNAIEMFLAEEFEVGGRTFSSLADEEKSAFLKYDVPVIELDLENDDPKVQEIFQRINRTSSSLTSIEKLASQYSTSEFMLVAKLLVNQVSLVPSRDEDFREDPNITAEFYAWAKVQRVKSIQKLMSEKGVFTYQEIARKTNLMHVLNVMATLLGGYFNRNEKATDLLDDFALSFEQRDEVVGLIEESANFLLSLGFKTKSYWLNKANVFSLLVVIAALRREGVALDSDRVQVNLGRFEADLPADYKLAAAEGVNSTKARQLRDEYLRTVLCY; this is encoded by the coding sequence ATGTCCTTGCTGAATCTTGTTAACGATATTAGGGCTGGGAGGCTTGTGCCAGATGCATATTTCCAGCGAAATTTGGTTTGGCGTGATGTGCACAAGCGCGAATTTATTGAAACTATACTGAAAGGATATCCTTTTCCCCAGATATTTATTTCGAAAGGGAAGGTTGACGTCGAGGAGATGACGACTATCTCTTGCATTGTTGACGGGCAGCAGCGTTGCAATGCTATAGAGATGTTCTTGGCTGAAGAATTCGAAGTGGGTGGGCGGACTTTTTCAAGCCTAGCGGATGAGGAGAAGTCGGCATTTTTGAAATACGACGTTCCTGTGATCGAGCTTGATCTTGAAAATGACGACCCAAAAGTTCAAGAGATTTTTCAACGCATCAATCGTACATCCTCGTCATTGACGTCTATCGAAAAATTGGCTTCCCAGTATTCCACGTCCGAGTTCATGCTGGTCGCAAAGCTTCTCGTTAATCAAGTCAGCCTGGTCCCCTCGCGTGACGAAGATTTCAGAGAAGATCCTAATATCACAGCGGAGTTTTACGCCTGGGCCAAGGTGCAGCGCGTTAAATCGATCCAGAAGCTGATGAGTGAGAAGGGTGTATTTACCTACCAAGAGATCGCACGAAAAACGAACTTGATGCATGTTCTTAACGTGATGGCTACGCTCTTAGGCGGCTACTTCAATAGAAACGAGAAAGCGACCGACTTGCTGGATGATTTTGCGCTTTCGTTCGAGCAGCGGGATGAGGTGGTAGGACTCATAGAGGAGTCGGCAAACTTTCTACTTTCACTTGGGTTCAAGACCAAATCTTATTGGCTGAACAAGGCCAACGTATTTTCCCTGCTGGTGGTCATTGCCGCGTTGAGAAGAGAAGGGGTAGCACTAGATAGCGATCGCGTGCAGGTAAATCTTGGTCGTTTTGAAGCCGATCTGCCGGCAGATTACAAGCTCGCCGCGGCTGAAGGTGTCAACAGCACTAAAGCGCGCCAGCTTCGCGACGAGTACCTCCGCACGGTGCTTTGCTACTAA
- a CDS encoding 4Fe-4S dicluster domain-containing protein has product MNWLLRTPYLRTGLTLALLAGFYGLPWLQWNGRQALLLDLVQRRFDLFGRTLWPDDVGLLLALLAFAAVLLALFTHLAGRLWCGHACPQTLWSQLFGWVERGTRWALHNASVEPLLRHAIWACLALATGLTVVGLFTPFHPLLMRAVQCRLGAWETFWIVFYAAATWGNAGFLRRHVCRALCPFARIQPLLADAHTPRMLYLAPRGEPRGMRAAGLGSVAARGRGLLDPTTAQDYVFRAAHPELAGPMPFFAADRLGDCIDCRLCVSACPVGLDVREGPQADCLACGACLVACNNVQHATMGTSGLIRYTRPDRGLSAPRSMLRPVTLVLLVPLCVLGAWLVARLFAG; this is encoded by the coding sequence GTGAACTGGCTGCTGCGCACGCCCTATCTGCGAACCGGACTGACGCTTGCGCTGCTGGCAGGCTTCTACGGGTTGCCGTGGCTGCAGTGGAACGGCCGACAAGCCCTGTTGCTGGATCTCGTGCAGCGCCGGTTTGACCTGTTCGGGCGCACCCTGTGGCCGGACGATGTGGGCCTGCTGTTGGCTCTGCTGGCGTTTGCCGCCGTGTTGCTGGCGCTGTTCACCCACTTGGCGGGGCGACTGTGGTGCGGCCATGCCTGTCCGCAGACGTTGTGGAGCCAGTTGTTTGGCTGGGTGGAACGTGGCACGCGGTGGGCACTTCATAACGCGTCCGTTGAGCCGCTGTTGCGGCATGCGATCTGGGCCTGCCTGGCCTTGGCCACCGGCCTGACCGTCGTCGGCCTTTTCACGCCTTTCCACCCGTTGCTGATGCGGGCGGTGCAGTGCCGGCTGGGTGCCTGGGAAACGTTCTGGATCGTGTTCTACGCTGCCGCGACGTGGGGCAATGCCGGATTCCTGCGCCGTCATGTGTGCAGGGCGCTGTGCCCGTTCGCACGCATCCAGCCCCTGCTGGCCGATGCGCATACGCCGCGCATGCTGTACCTGGCGCCGCGCGGCGAGCCCCGAGGCATGCGCGCTGCCGGGTTGGGCAGCGTGGCGGCGCGCGGCCGGGGGCTGCTCGACCCCACTACCGCACAGGACTACGTGTTTCGCGCCGCGCATCCTGAGCTTGCCGGGCCCATGCCGTTCTTCGCCGCTGACCGGCTGGGGGACTGCATCGACTGCCGCCTCTGCGTCAGCGCCTGCCCGGTAGGGCTGGACGTACGTGAGGGGCCACAGGCGGATTGTCTGGCGTGTGGCGCATGCCTGGTGGCCTGCAACAACGTGCAGCACGCCACGATGGGCACCTCCGGGCTGATCCGTTACACGCGGCCCGACCGCGGCCTGTCCGCGCCACGCAGCATGCTGCGACCGGTCACGCTGGTGCTGCTGGTCCCGCTCTGCGTGCTGGGGGCGTGGCTGGTGGCGCGCCTGTTCGCGGGCTGA
- a CDS encoding SOS response-associated peptidase yields the protein MCGRFVQTPIFKPDQLGLPDLAQALLELPPSYNLAPTQRSSVILDRGTGGQVTRLACGLLPFWAKATSLRGSTINARIETVATKPAFRAAFKKRRCVVPMAGTYEWSVNPEDGKKDPWFIHAAGPLLAAGLWEDAGPLLAEGNLGTFTVITGDSSGVSADIHDRMPVWLQPG from the coding sequence ATGTGCGGCCGATTCGTCCAGACCCCCATCTTCAAGCCTGACCAACTCGGCCTGCCCGATCTGGCGCAGGCCCTGCTCGAGCTGCCGCCCAGCTACAACCTGGCGCCGACCCAGCGGTCGTCGGTCATCCTTGATCGCGGCACCGGCGGGCAGGTCACCCGCCTGGCATGCGGGCTCCTGCCCTTCTGGGCCAAGGCCACGAGCCTACGGGGCTCGACCATCAATGCCAGAATCGAGACTGTGGCCACGAAGCCGGCGTTCCGCGCTGCCTTCAAGAAGCGCCGCTGCGTGGTGCCAATGGCCGGAACCTACGAGTGGTCGGTCAACCCAGAAGACGGCAAGAAGGATCCGTGGTTCATCCACGCGGCCGGGCCGCTGCTGGCTGCCGGCTTGTGGGAGGACGCAGGCCCGCTGCTGGCCGAGGGCAACCTCGGCACCTTCACCGTCATTACCGGGGACAGCAGCGGCGTGTCGGCTGACATCCACGATCGCATGCCGGTGTGGCTGCAGCCGGGCTAG
- the msbA gene encoding lipid A export permease/ATP-binding protein MsbA — protein MSSTHAPVWPIYKRLLGYTRAYWVFMVAAVVAMVVEALAGYHFTKLMEPLVNRGFVNPEPRMAVILPLTILGLFMMRSLATLVSDYTLARTGRSVVRDLREQVLDKYLHLPSSHFDTEATPVMVSRLNFDTEQVTQASADALKTLVADTLTIIAMLVVMLQMSVKVTVAMLVVVPLIGVIVSFVGKRYRRISRGIQDGMGTMAATAEQSLAAQQEVKVHGTQQLEISRYARLANRMLGLNMKVETTRAFASSTVQFLAALALAVIVWVATREALVGKLNAGQFMGLMTSMMAIIPSLRRLTSVQTSISRGVAAAERLFSILDMPVERDKGNQHIGRARGELAFEHVMLRYREDAGTALDDISFVAAPGTVTAVVGRSGSGKTSLIRLVPRFYEPSGGRITLDGVSLDDYPLADLRRQVAMVGQKVMLFDDTIGANIAYGMDASEEQIRSAAEAANAWEFIARLPQQLQTPVGENGALLSGGQRQRLAIARAILRDAPILILDEATAALDNESERLVQDALQRLMPDRTTLVIAHRLSTIEHADQVLVMDQGRIVERGTHVELLAMGGLYEHLYKMQFRERQA, from the coding sequence ATGAGTTCCACACACGCGCCCGTCTGGCCGATCTACAAACGCCTGCTGGGCTACACACGCGCCTATTGGGTGTTCATGGTGGCTGCCGTGGTGGCCATGGTGGTTGAAGCCCTGGCCGGCTATCACTTCACCAAGCTGATGGAGCCGCTGGTCAATCGGGGCTTCGTCAACCCGGAACCGCGCATGGCGGTGATCCTGCCGCTGACCATCCTTGGCTTGTTCATGATGCGCAGCCTGGCCACGCTGGTCAGCGATTACACGCTGGCACGCACCGGACGCAGCGTGGTGCGCGACCTGCGCGAGCAGGTGTTGGACAAGTACCTGCACCTGCCGTCGTCGCACTTTGATACCGAAGCCACGCCGGTGATGGTCAGTCGCCTGAACTTCGACACCGAGCAGGTCACCCAGGCCAGTGCGGATGCGCTGAAGACGCTGGTGGCCGACACCCTGACCATCATCGCGATGCTGGTGGTGATGCTGCAGATGAGTGTCAAGGTGACCGTGGCGATGCTGGTGGTGGTGCCGCTTATCGGGGTCATCGTGTCCTTCGTGGGCAAGCGCTACCGGCGCATCAGTCGCGGCATCCAGGACGGCATGGGCACCATGGCGGCCACGGCCGAACAGTCCCTGGCCGCACAGCAGGAAGTGAAGGTGCATGGCACGCAGCAGCTGGAGATCAGCCGCTATGCGCGGCTGGCCAACCGCATGCTCGGCTTGAACATGAAGGTGGAGACCACGCGCGCGTTCGCTTCCAGCACCGTGCAGTTCCTGGCGGCGCTGGCGCTGGCAGTGATCGTCTGGGTCGCCACGCGCGAGGCGCTGGTGGGCAAGCTCAATGCCGGCCAGTTCATGGGCCTGATGACCTCGATGATGGCCATCATTCCGTCGCTGCGGCGCTTGACCAGCGTGCAGACGTCGATTTCGCGCGGCGTGGCCGCCGCCGAACGTCTGTTCTCCATCCTCGATATGCCGGTGGAGCGTGACAAGGGCAACCAGCACATCGGCCGGGCGCGCGGCGAGCTGGCGTTCGAGCACGTGATGCTGCGTTATCGCGAAGATGCCGGCACGGCGCTGGATGACATCAGCTTCGTCGCGGCACCCGGTACGGTGACCGCCGTGGTCGGCCGCTCGGGCAGTGGCAAGACCAGCCTGATCCGCCTGGTGCCGCGCTTCTACGAGCCCAGTGGCGGACGCATCACGCTGGATGGCGTATCGCTGGACGACTACCCGCTGGCCGACCTGCGTCGGCAGGTGGCGATGGTGGGGCAGAAGGTGATGCTGTTCGATGACACCATCGGGGCCAACATCGCCTACGGCATGGATGCCAGCGAAGAACAGATCCGCAGCGCCGCAGAGGCAGCCAACGCCTGGGAGTTCATCGCCCGCCTGCCGCAGCAGCTGCAGACGCCAGTCGGCGAAAACGGTGCACTGCTGTCGGGTGGCCAGCGCCAGCGCCTGGCGATCGCCCGCGCGATCCTGCGTGATGCGCCTATCCTGATCCTGGACGAGGCCACTGCGGCACTGGACAACGAATCCGAGCGGCTGGTGCAGGACGCCCTGCAGCGCCTGATGCCGGACCGCACCACGCTGGTGATCGCGCACCGCCTGTCCACCATCGAGCACGCAGACCAGGTGCTGGTGATGGACCAGGGACGCATCGTCGAACGGGGTACCCACGTCGAACTGTTGGCGATGGGTGGCCTGTACGAGCATCTGTACAAGATGCAGTTCCGCGAAAGGCAGGCCTGA
- the kdsB gene encoding 3-deoxy-manno-octulosonate cytidylyltransferase — protein MTDFVVAIPARYAASRLPGKPLRLLGGEPLVLHVARRALLAGAREVWVATDDTRIADALGGLADVNVAMTDAAHASGTDRLAECARIAGWADDTVVVNLQGDEPFAPAAGIRAVAEALGDGQAPMSTLATLVEDAETLFDPNVVKLVRNVRNEAMYFSRAPIAWHRDGFARSREVLPDGHRWLRHIGIYGYRARFLQQFAAMPPGTLEQVENLEQLRVLEAGFPISVALSPAPFPPGIDTPEDLARAEALLAAGQA, from the coding sequence ATGACTGACTTCGTCGTCGCCATTCCCGCCCGCTATGCGGCATCGCGCCTGCCCGGCAAGCCGCTGCGGCTGCTGGGTGGCGAGCCCCTGGTGCTGCATGTGGCGCGACGCGCGCTGCTGGCCGGTGCGCGCGAAGTCTGGGTCGCCACCGATGACACGCGCATCGCCGATGCGCTGGGCGGGCTGGCCGACGTCAACGTGGCCATGACTGACGCCGCGCATGCATCGGGAACCGACCGGCTGGCCGAGTGCGCGCGGATCGCCGGCTGGGCCGATGACACGGTGGTGGTCAACCTGCAGGGCGATGAGCCCTTCGCGCCGGCAGCCGGCATCCGCGCCGTGGCCGAGGCGCTGGGCGATGGCCAGGCACCGATGTCTACCCTGGCGACCCTTGTGGAGGACGCCGAAACCCTGTTCGACCCCAACGTGGTCAAGCTGGTACGCAACGTGCGCAACGAGGCGATGTACTTCAGCCGCGCGCCGATCGCCTGGCACCGCGATGGCTTTGCGCGCAGCCGCGAGGTGCTGCCGGACGGTCACCGCTGGCTGCGTCATATCGGCATCTACGGCTACCGCGCCCGCTTCCTGCAGCAGTTCGCGGCGATGCCGCCGGGAACGCTGGAGCAGGTCGAGAATCTGGAGCAGCTGCGCGTGCTGGAGGCAGGTTTTCCGATCAGCGTGGCGTTGTCACCGGCCCCGTTCCCGCCGGGCATCGATACGCCGGAAGACCTGGCGCGGGCCGAAGCACTGCTGGCCGCCGGCCAGGCGTGA
- the pgsA gene encoding CDP-diacylglycerol--glycerol-3-phosphate 3-phosphatidyltransferase — translation MTLTLPTWLTLLRILMIPVLVLVFYLPYTWTNFASAALFGLAAITDWLDGWIARRYKLESAFGAFLDPVADKLMVAVALFLIVQGHPTPWMAFWAAVIVGREIAVSALREWMAELGQRAKVRVAMIGKVKTTAQMVALLCLLYSVAPNTPVESIWMGPPVFHIGDWTLAIAAMLTLYSGLQYLHAAWPSLRADERAARERARLKKGG, via the coding sequence ATGACGTTGACCCTCCCCACCTGGCTGACACTGCTGCGGATCCTGATGATCCCGGTGCTGGTGCTGGTGTTCTATCTTCCCTATACATGGACGAACTTCGCCTCGGCGGCCCTGTTCGGCTTGGCAGCGATCACCGACTGGCTGGATGGCTGGATCGCGCGGCGCTACAAGCTGGAATCGGCGTTCGGCGCGTTCCTGGACCCGGTGGCTGACAAGCTGATGGTGGCCGTGGCGCTGTTCCTGATCGTGCAGGGGCACCCGACCCCGTGGATGGCCTTCTGGGCGGCGGTGATCGTCGGCCGAGAAATCGCCGTGTCCGCGCTGCGCGAGTGGATGGCGGAACTGGGCCAGCGCGCGAAGGTGCGCGTGGCGATGATCGGCAAGGTCAAGACCACCGCGCAGATGGTGGCCTTGCTGTGCCTGCTGTATTCCGTAGCGCCCAACACCCCGGTCGAGTCGATCTGGATGGGCCCGCCGGTGTTCCATATCGGCGACTGGACCCTGGCGATCGCCGCCATGCTGACGCTGTATTCGGGCCTGCAGTATCTGCATGCCGCCTGGCCGAGCCTGCGCGCCGATGAACGCGCGGCACGCGAACGGGCGCGATTGAAGAAAGGCGGCTGA
- a CDS encoding biopolymer transporter ExbD, which produces MRIRNDRAADEPHIDLVPLIDVILVLIIFFVVTTTFDARSTLQVQLPHASQQANSEPPRALSILINADGRYFVNDQEVLRTDVESVKQTIASVAGEDRTQSVLLRADARTPYQAVVTAQDALGQLGFRRISIATAPEVRQ; this is translated from the coding sequence ATGCGCATCCGCAACGACCGTGCCGCCGATGAGCCGCACATCGACCTGGTGCCGCTGATCGACGTGATCCTGGTGCTGATCATCTTCTTCGTGGTCACCACCACCTTCGATGCGCGGTCCACGCTGCAGGTGCAGCTGCCGCATGCTAGCCAGCAGGCCAACAGCGAGCCGCCGCGCGCGCTGAGCATTCTCATCAATGCCGACGGCCGTTACTTCGTCAACGATCAGGAAGTGCTGCGCACCGACGTGGAGTCGGTCAAGCAGACCATCGCCAGCGTTGCCGGTGAAGACCGCACGCAGTCGGTGCTGCTGCGCGCCGATGCACGTACTCCCTACCAGGCCGTGGTCACCGCGCAGGATGCGCTGGGCCAGCTTGGCTTCCGCAGGATTTCCATCGCGACCGCTCCCGAGGTGCGTCAATGA
- the lpxK gene encoding tetraacyldisaccharide 4'-kinase yields MSGKGTQTPVYWYDGSTIPFGMRLLSPVYAAVTGLRRRLFRRGWLKQHSLPVPVIVVGNITAGGTGKTPLTIALVQRLRDAGWKPGVASRGYGRDAAETARWVDADTPTDLGGDEPVLIAWKTGAPVRVDRDRVAAGKALVDAGCDVIVCDDGLQHYRLARDIEIEVIDAQRRYGNGRLLPAGPLREPVARASECDFRVVNLGSSSGEAAESACGFGQWAMSLRIDSAQPLVGGRLRALSHFAGQRVHAVAGIANPQRFFDMLRAARIGVVPHAFADHHAYQAADLRFGSELPILMTEKDAVKCRAFANDWHFAVPLQADLPAAFWVALTDRLEKLRAG; encoded by the coding sequence ATGTCCGGCAAAGGTACGCAGACACCGGTTTACTGGTACGACGGCTCGACGATTCCGTTCGGCATGCGCCTGCTCAGCCCCGTGTATGCGGCGGTGACCGGGCTGCGTCGACGGCTGTTCCGGCGCGGCTGGCTGAAGCAGCACAGCCTGCCGGTGCCGGTGATCGTGGTGGGCAACATCACCGCCGGTGGCACCGGCAAGACGCCCCTGACCATCGCGCTGGTACAGCGCCTGCGCGATGCGGGATGGAAGCCGGGCGTGGCGAGTCGTGGCTATGGCCGCGACGCGGCCGAGACCGCGCGCTGGGTGGACGCCGATACGCCCACCGATCTGGGCGGTGACGAACCGGTGCTGATCGCCTGGAAAACCGGCGCGCCGGTACGCGTGGACCGTGATCGGGTGGCTGCCGGCAAAGCCCTGGTGGATGCCGGCTGCGATGTCATCGTCTGCGATGACGGCCTTCAGCATTACCGCCTGGCGCGCGACATCGAGATCGAAGTCATCGACGCCCAGCGTCGCTATGGCAACGGCCGCCTGCTGCCTGCCGGCCCCTTGCGCGAGCCGGTGGCCCGCGCGTCGGAATGCGATTTCCGCGTCGTCAATCTCGGCTCAAGCAGCGGTGAAGCAGCGGAAAGCGCCTGCGGTTTCGGCCAATGGGCGATGAGCCTGCGCATCGACAGCGCCCAGCCGTTGGTGGGGGGGCGCCTGCGTGCACTTTCTCATTTCGCCGGACAGCGCGTACATGCGGTGGCCGGCATCGCCAATCCGCAGCGCTTCTTCGACATGCTGCGTGCCGCGCGCATCGGTGTGGTGCCGCATGCCTTCGCCGATCATCACGCCTACCAGGCCGCTGATCTGCGCTTCGGCAGTGAGCTGCCGATCCTGATGACCGAAAAAGACGCGGTGAAGTGCCGCGCGTTCGCCAACGACTGGCATTTCGCGGTGCCGCTGCAGGCCGACCTGCCTGCTGCCTTCTGGGTGGCATTGACCGATCGCCTCGAGAAACTGCGTGCGGGCTGA
- the uvrC gene encoding excinuclease ABC subunit UvrC, producing MNEVPAFDGKAFAAALSTAPGVYRMYGADDALLYVGKARALRNRVGSYFNGSPKNARIMSMLSQIVRMDVTVTRSEGEALLLENQLIKSLSPRYNVSLRDDKTYPHVLLTREQWPRIALHRGPRAVPGRYFGPYPGVTAVRETLNLMHKLFKLRSCEDSVFRNRSRPCLQYQIGRCSAPCVELVPAEDYAESVRRASMFLEGKSDDLTRELGEQMQAASESLEFEQAARLRDLVKSLRSMQTRQYVDGRAADLDVLAVATRGAQACVMLLAFRDGRNMGTRPFFPRTNGEDSPDEVLGAFVSQYYVEFQPPREILLDREIPDASLLEVALSASAEHKVQLKWNVRGERAGYLELASRNAQLTLATELNSRDSQHARSEAVREMLGLAEPVKRVECFDISHTMGEATVASCVVFDAAGPVKAQYRRFNITGIEPGDDYAAMRQAIDRRFRRAVEEQGVLPDVLLIDGGAGQLTQAQEALADLGVEGVLLVGVAKGAERRAGHEALVLPDGRELRPGAASPALQFIQQVRDEAHRFAITGHRGRRQKARMTSKLEDIAGIGPRRRASLLKHFGGLVGLKAAGESEIAKVEGINDALAARIYANLHGLPEPNAAGE from the coding sequence ATGAACGAAGTACCCGCTTTTGATGGCAAGGCGTTCGCCGCTGCCTTGAGTACCGCGCCCGGCGTCTACCGCATGTACGGTGCCGACGATGCGCTGCTGTACGTGGGCAAGGCGCGTGCGCTGCGCAACCGCGTCGGCAGCTACTTCAACGGCAGCCCGAAGAACGCACGCATCATGTCGATGCTGTCGCAGATCGTCAGGATGGACGTAACGGTCACGCGCTCGGAAGGCGAAGCGCTGCTGCTGGAAAACCAGCTGATCAAATCGCTGTCGCCGCGTTACAACGTGTCGCTGCGCGATGACAAGACCTATCCGCATGTCCTGCTGACCCGCGAGCAGTGGCCACGCATTGCGCTGCACCGCGGCCCGCGCGCGGTGCCGGGCCGCTACTTTGGCCCGTATCCCGGCGTCACCGCCGTGCGCGAAACGCTGAACCTGATGCACAAGCTGTTCAAGCTGCGCAGCTGCGAAGACAGCGTGTTCCGCAACCGCTCGCGGCCCTGCCTGCAGTATCAGATCGGTCGCTGCAGTGCGCCGTGCGTAGAGCTGGTGCCGGCCGAGGACTACGCCGAATCGGTGCGCCGGGCGTCCATGTTCCTGGAAGGCAAGAGTGATGACCTGACCCGCGAGCTGGGCGAACAGATGCAGGCCGCCAGCGAGTCGCTGGAATTCGAACAGGCCGCGCGGTTGCGTGACCTGGTCAAATCGCTGCGCAGCATGCAGACCCGGCAATATGTCGATGGCCGCGCGGCCGACCTGGACGTGCTGGCGGTGGCCACGCGCGGAGCGCAGGCCTGCGTGATGCTGCTGGCGTTCCGTGATGGCCGCAACATGGGCACGCGGCCGTTCTTCCCGCGCACCAATGGCGAAGACAGCCCGGACGAAGTGCTGGGCGCGTTCGTATCGCAGTACTACGTGGAATTCCAGCCGCCGCGCGAGATCCTGCTGGACCGCGAAATTCCCGATGCGTCCCTGCTGGAGGTGGCGTTGTCCGCCTCCGCCGAGCACAAGGTGCAGTTGAAGTGGAACGTCCGCGGCGAACGCGCGGGGTATCTGGAACTGGCCAGCCGCAATGCGCAGTTGACCTTGGCCACCGAGCTCAACAGCCGGGATTCGCAGCACGCGCGCAGCGAGGCCGTGCGCGAGATGCTGGGCCTGGCCGAGCCGGTGAAGCGGGTGGAATGTTTCGATATCAGCCACACCATGGGCGAGGCTACGGTGGCATCGTGCGTGGTGTTCGACGCCGCCGGTCCAGTGAAAGCGCAGTATCGCCGTTTCAACATCACCGGCATCGAGCCGGGGGATGACTATGCGGCCATGCGCCAGGCCATCGACCGACGCTTCCGCCGGGCGGTGGAAGAGCAGGGCGTGCTGCCGGATGTGCTGTTGATCGACGGTGGTGCTGGCCAGCTCACCCAGGCGCAGGAAGCGCTGGCCGACCTGGGCGTGGAAGGCGTGCTGCTGGTGGGCGTGGCCAAGGGGGCGGAACGCCGCGCCGGACACGAAGCGCTGGTGCTGCCCGACGGTCGCGAGCTGCGCCCGGGCGCAGCCTCGCCAGCCCTGCAGTTCATCCAGCAGGTGCGCGATGAGGCGCACCGCTTCGCCATCACCGGCCATCGCGGCCGCCGCCAGAAAGCGCGGATGACCAGCAAACTGGAAGATATCGCCGGCATCGGCCCACGGCGGCGGGCCAGCCTGCTCAAGCATTTTGGCGGACTGGTCGGCCTGAAGGCGGCAGGCGAGTCGGAAATAGCCAAGGTCGAGGGCATCAACGATGCCCTCGCTGCCCGTATCTACGCTAACCTTCATGGACTGCCCGAGCCGAATGCGGCGGGCGAGTAG